The sequence ATGAAGCCGAAGCCCTTTTCTGCGTTGAACCACTTCACGGTACCGGAAGCCATGTTTTTCTCCTTCGGGGCGGTGCGTCGGGGCGCACACTGTGTGCGCTCCGTGTCGCCGTGATGATCACCCCACCGGAAATGAAACCGGAGCCATAAAGGATCCCCACCCGTAACGAACTGGTGGGGATGCCTGTCAAGATTTTCGGGAACCACAACATGCAACTGAGATCGAGACTAGCACGCCGAGATCGACCGTGCATGATGAATGAATCCGCTCAGCCTGTCGAGTAAGTAATATTCATCGCGCGTCGATCTCAATTCTCATCTGGCGGGCATAGATATTGGCGGGCCCGGGCGGCATGGTTTCTGGTTGCCGGCCGCGTGCGCCCGGCGGCGAACCGTGGGGGGCCGCCGCCGGGCGGGTCGGTCGTCCGCGCCCCCTCGGGGTCAGGGCCGGATCGGGAGGGTCCGGCAGTTGGAGGTGGTGGGCTTGGCCGCCAGGCGGTCGGTCAGCCAGTCGATGGCGTCGCCCTGGTCGGTCAGCAGCGGGGCGAAGTGGTTGAGGAGCGCGCTGCCCACGCCCGGCAGGACGACGGGCTTGTAGGTGACGTCGGCCCCCTTGCGGCACCAGTCGACGGCGAGGTCCCGCGACTGGCCGTGGGGTACGAGGTTGTCGCTGACGCCCGTCGCGAGCCGGACCGGCCCCGACGGCTTCAGCCGGCCGATGCGCTGGCCGTCCAGGAACGTCCTGAGCTCGGGCGTGGCGGCGATGATCTCGCTGATGGAGCGGCCGTCGGTGGTCCACTTGGTGCTCTTGGCGTAGCCGTAGCCGAAGAGGGCGTCGCCGACGCACATGGTGGACAGATCGGCGAGGGCCGCCTTTCCGGCCGCGTTGAGATGCGCCTCGGCGATCGGCTTCAGCTCCGGGTCGGACTGGAGGAAGCCGTTGAGCGACCAGCCCAGCGCACCGGCCAGCTCGCTGCCGTCGATGGCCTCGGTGACCGAGGTCAGGTCGGCGGGCGGCGCGCCCGCGTAGGTCCCGGCGAGGGTGACGTCGGGGGCGTAGGAGGACTGGAGCTCGGCGGCCGAGGCGGTCGCCCCGCCGCCCTGGCTGTAGCCGAACAGGCCGACCGGGGAGCCGGTGGTGACCGAGGCCCCGCCGAGCGAGCGGGCCGCGCGGACGGCGTCCAGGACCGCGTGTCCCTCGTCGACCCGGTCGACGTAGGTGTGCAGCCGGTCGGTCGCGCCCAAACCGGCGTAGTCGGTGACGACGACGGCGGTGCCCTTCGCGAGGAGCCGGTAGATCGCCAGGTCCTCGTAACCCACCGACACCGTCCGGCCGTTGAAGCTCAGCGGGTGTTCGAGGCCCATGGACGCGGCGCACTGGTCGCCCTGGCCCAGGGTGCCGGGTGCCACCGCGACGAGGGGACGAGGCCCCTCGCCCTTCCAGCGGGCCGTCGGCTCGATGTACGCCCCGGTGACGGCGACGGGCTTCCCGTTCGAGTCGGTGGACTTGTACATCAGCCGGGTCGCGGTGCCCGGCAGTGGTCCGTGCAGGCTGGGCAGGCTCAGGGCCAGCGGAAGGGGCTCGCTGCGCACGAGCGCGCCGTTCGCGGCGGGCAGGGCGGTCGGCGGGTTGTAGAAGGCGGGGATGGTGACGCCCCGGGACACGACCTCGTCCGTCGCGGTGGCGGCGGTGACCGTGAGTGCCTGGGCGGAGAGACAGGCGGCGGCGGTGACTGCCGCGGCCAGCAGTTTTCTGCGTGCGGGCATGGCGAACCTCCTGTGGAGCGGCCGGAGAGGTGCACAGGTGCGGCGGCACGGGGCGCAGACACGTCCCACGGGTCCGGCCGTGCCGCCGTGAAGTAGTTCGCCTGGAACTTACCTATGAGTAAGTTACTCGTGGTAGCAGTAGGGAGGTTACGGTTCGGTAACTTGACGGGTTGTCTAATAGCGGAGCCGTCCCGGTCACCCCGAGGACACCCCGAGCGCACCCCGAGCGCACCCCGGAGGCTCCCCGCGGGCAGGCCCGAAGCTGACGGGAGCCAGACCAGAGGCTGACACGGCGGCCCGCCCCCTCGTCCCGGAGGCGGAGCGGCAGGCCCGTTCCTACTGCGTACCGAGTAGCGAAATGTGTCGGCAGACGCACGACGACAGGACGGCCCTCCACCGGACAGCCTGGAAGGACATTGGGCACCAGATGTGGAGACCTCCTGCCGTGGCTACTTTCCTGTACCGACTGGGCCGTCTGGCCTTCCGGCGTCGCTGGTACGTCGCCCTGGTCTGGGCGGCCGTCCTGGCCGCGGTCGGCCTGGGCGCGATGAAGGCACCGGCAGCCGCCGACGAGGGATTCTCCATGCCCGGCATCGAGTCCCAGAAGGCCTTCGACCTGATGGAACAGCGCTTCCCCGGTACATCCGCGGACGGCGCGACCGCCAGGGTCGTCTTCGTCGCGCCGGGCGGTGAGAAGGTCACCGCCGCCGACAACAGGAAGGCCGTCGAGAAGACGGTCACCGAGCTGGCCGACGGCTCCCAGGTGGCGAGCGCCGCCGACCCCTTCGAGTCGAAGGCGGTCAGCAAGGACGGCACGACGGCGTACGCGACCGTCACCTACAAGGTCGGGCCCGAGGAGCTGACGGACGCGAGCAGGTCCCACCTGGTGAAGGCTCTCGACGAGGCCCAGGACTCCGGGCTGACCGTCGAGGCCGGCGGGACCGCCATGGAGGAGAACGGCGGACCGGGCGGAGCGGCCGAGCTGATCGGCGTCGCGATAGCCGCGGTCGTCCTGCTGGTCACCTTCGGTTCCCTCGCCGCGGCCGGACTGCCGCTGCTGACCGCCGTCATCGGCGTCGGCGTGAGCATGGCCACCATCCTGACCCTGGCCAGCACCCTCGGCCTGTCCACGACGACCGGCACCCTGGCGATGATGCTGGGCCTCGCGGTCGGCATCGACTACGCCCTGTTCGTGGTCTCCCGTTACCGCGAGGAGCGCGCCAAGGGCCGTACGCCCGAGGAAGCCGCCGGGCTCGCGGCCGGCACCGCCGGTTCCGCGGTCGTCTTCGCCGGACTCACCGTCGTCATCGCCCTCGCCGGACTCGCGGTGGTCGGCATCCCGATGCTCACCAAGATGGGCCTGGCCGCGGCAGGCGCGGTCGTCGTGGGCGTACTCATCGCGCTGACGCTCGTACCCGCGCTCCTCGGCTTCTGGCCGAACGCCGTGCTCACCCGCCGGGCCCGCAAGAGCGGCCGGGTCGAGAAGGAGGCCAAGGACAACGGGGGCACCCGCTGGGCGCGGTTCGTCCTGCGCCGTCCCGTGCCCGTGCTGCTCCTCGGAGTGGTGGGTCTGGGAGCCCTCGCCGTGCCGATGACCGACCTGCAGCTGGGCATGCCCGGCGACGAGGCGAAGTCGACCTCCACCACCGAGCGCCGGGCCTACGACGCGCTCGCCGAGGGCTTCGGTCCGGGCTTCAACGGTCCGCTGACCGTCGTCGTGGACGCCAAGGGCGACTCCGACGCGAAGGGCGCCGTCGAGACGATCTCCAAGGAGATCGGCGCCACCGAGGGTGTCGTGTCGGTGTCCCCGGCCCGCTTCAACGAAGCCGGTGACACCGCCGTCTTCTCCGTGGTGCCCGCCACCGCGCCGACCGACCAGAAGACCACGGACCTCGTGCAGACCATCCGGGGCGAGCGGACCGGGGTCGAGACCGAGACCGGCGCCACCTTCGAGGTCACCGGCACCACCGCGCTGAACATCGACATCTCCGACAAGGTCCAGGCCGCGCTGGTCCCGTACCTGATCGTCGTGGTCGGTCTGGCGATCATCCTGCTGATGGTGGTCTTCCGGTCCCTGCTCGTCCCGCTCAAGGCGGCCCTCGGCTTCCTCCTGTCGGTCCTGGCGTCCCTCGGTGTGGTCGTCCTGGTCTTCCAGCAGGGCCACGGCGCCGAACTCCTGGGCGTGGAGCAGACCGGCCCGATCATGAGCCTGATGCCGATCTTCCTGGTGGGCATCGTCTTCGGCCTGGCCATGGACTACGAGGTCTTCCTGGTCTCCCGGATGCGCGAGGCGTACGTCCACGGGGAATCGCCCGACCAGGCGGTGACCAGCGGGTTCCGGCACAGCGCCCGGGTCGTCGTGGCCGCCGCGCTGATCATGATCGCGGTGTTCGCCGGATTCATCGGCGAGAGCGACTCCATGATCAAGATGATCGGCTTCGGGCTGGCCTCCGCCGTCCTCTTCGACGCCTTCGTCGTCCGGATGGCGATCGTGCCCGCGGTCCTGGCCCTGCTCGGCCACAAGGCCTGGTGGCTGCCGGGCTGGCTCGACCGGCTGCTGCCCCGCGTCGACGTCGAAGGGGAGGCGCTCACCCGGCGGGCCGAGCCGGTTCCGGCCCCGTCCGAGCCGGCCGACCTCGAAGTGGCCCGCACCTGACCCCCGCCCGAGGCGACCGCCTCCCCCCGGTAGGGGCCGTCCGTGGCGCGACGACACGGGCGGCCCCGTCGGCCGTTCGCACCGCGGAGCGTCCACGATGGGCGCAGCACGACGGACCCAGCCAGCCAACCGGAGAGCCCGATGTCCACCAGCCTGGAGCGCTACACGGACCGCTTCGAGCAGTACGCGGACCGCCATCCCCGCGTCATCGACGTGGCCCTGGCCGCGGGGCTGATGGGTTCGGCGACCCTCGGCAGCTCACTCACCCTGCCCGGCGTCGTTCCGCCGGACCACGACAGCGCCGGGACCGTCCTCATGGGCGTGTCCTGCCTCGCCCTGCTCAGGTACCGCAAGTACCCGCGGATCACCGTCGCCGTGATCACGGTCTGCACGGTGATCGCGATCAACCTGGGGTACCTGGTCACCCCCCTGCTGCTGGCCCCGATCATGGCGGCGCTCTACTGGCTGGCCGTCCTCAGCGACCGGAAGACCACCCGTGTCTACGGCTGCACCGTCATGGTGGCGCTGACGGCGGGCTCGGTGCTGTCCGACTCGATGGACGAGTACTCCCTGCTGCTCAGAACCATCGGGCCGTTCTTCTGGCTGCTGCTGCCGATCGCCGCGGGCAACATGACCCGGTTGCGGCGCGCCTATCTGAAGGCCGTGCAGGCCCGCGCCGAACACGCCGAGCGGACCCGGGAGGAGGAGGCGCGGCTGCGCGTCACCGAGGAGCGCATGCGCATCGCCCGCGAACTGCACGACGTCGTCGCCCACCATCTGGCCCTGGCCAACGCGCAGGCCGGCACCGCGGCCCACCTCGCGCTCAGCAACCCGCAGCAGTCGCGGAAGATCCTCACCGACCTGACCGGGACCACGTCGTCCGCGCTGCGCGAGCTGAAGGCCACGCTGGGGCTGCTGCGCCAGAGCGACGACCCGGCCTCCCCGTCGCTGGAGCCGTCCCCCGGCCTCGACTGCCTGCCCGATCTGGTGACGGCGTGCGCGTCCGCGGGGGTCGCCGTCGCGGTGACCACGGAGGGCGTGCCGCAGCCGCTCTCGCCCGGGGTCGACCTCACGGCGTTCCGGATCGTGCAGGAGGCGCTGACGAACGTGACCAAGCACGCCGCCGCGGAGACCGCGCACGTGCGGCTCGTCTACTCAGGCTCCCGGCTGCTGATCACGGTCACCAACGACGGCCCCGCCGCCGTGGCCGCCATGGCTCCCAGGGCCGCCGAGAACCCCTTCGCCGTCGAGCAGGGCCGGGGCTTCGGGGTCATGGGCATGCACGAACGTGCCCGGTCCATCGGCGGCGAACTCCGGGCGGGGCCCCGTCCGGAGGGCGGCTTCGAGGTCGCCACCGCACTGCCGCTGCAGCCGTCGACGGCGGGAGAGGCGGGGGCGACGGGGACCGCGGGGACCGCGGGGGCGTCCGGGGAAGCCTCCGGAGCGTCCGACACCGCCGACCTCTCCGGCGCCCCCGAAGCCGCCGAAGCCGCCGGCGAGGCAAGGCCCACCATCTCCACCATCTGCTCGACCTGCTTCAACTCCTCCCACTACTTCACCTCGGCCAAGTCGGCCGGTTCCGCAGAAGGAGAGAAGCCATGAGCATCAGGGTGCTGCTCGTCGACGACCAGGCCCTGTTGCGGGCCACCTTCCGGATCCTGATCGACTCCTGCGACGACATGACGGTGGTCGGCGAGGCCTCCGACGGTGCCGAGGCGGTGAATCTGGCCCGCGCCCACCACCCCGACATCGTCCTCATGGACATCCGGATGCCGGGCGTGGACGGCCTCACCGCCACGTCCGCCATCTGCGCGGACCCGGAACTGTCCGCCACCCGCGTCCTCATCCTGACCACGTTCGAGACCGAGGACTACGTCGCCCAGGCGCTGCGCGCGGGTGCCAGCGGGTTCCTCGGCAAGGACGTCACGGCCGACACCCTGCTGGACGGCCTGAGAACCGTGGCGTCGGGAGAGGCACTGCTGTCGCCCGGCGCCACCCGCACGCTCATCACGCGCTTCCTCACCTCCCCCGCTCCAGGGGGTCACCTGGCGCCCCCGGAGCGGCTGGCCGAACTCACGGTGCGCGAACGCGAGGTGATGGCCCTGGCGGCGGAGGGCAAGTCCAACACCGAGATCGCCGAGGACCTCACGGTCAGTCCGCTGACCGTACGCACCCACGTCCACCGGGCCATGACGAAGCTGGGCGCCCGGGACCGCGCCCAGCTGGTCGTGATCGCCTATCAGACGGGTCTGGTGCAGGCGGGGCCGACGGCGCCCTGAGGGCCACGCACACGCCGGTGACTCGCCGCGGTCCCCGGCGTGCGGTCCGCGGCGAGTCGGTGGCCCCCCCCGGGGACAGGTCAGGTTCCGGTGAGGCTGATGGCGATGTCCGTGACGTTCAGGGGGAACTGGCCGATGGACGTCGGCTCGCCGGTGAGGACGTTGACGCTGTAGAAGAACGCCCTGGTCGAGCCGTACGGCAGGAGCGAGGCGAAGGCGTCGTTCGAGGTCGTCCTGCCGTTCGTCAGGGTGCTGTAGATGTCGAGGCCCGCGTCGACACCGGCGTCGAAGCCGAGGAGGCCGGTCGGGACGAGGGTGCCCGCGTTGGGCGGCGACTGGATGACGACCTGGTCGTTGTACGTGTCGATGTCGAACAGGGTCGTCGCGGTGGACCCCACCAGGTCGTTGTTCGTGTAGCCGGCCGCGGTCACGCCCTGCGCGGCCGTGGTGAGCGGCGGGACGGTCAGCGCGGTGTCCGTGGCCGTCGTGCCGTCGTTCAGGTTGTGCCGCAGGTTCTGGCCGTAGTTGCTGATCACCCGCAGCCGGTCCGCCGCCGGGTTGAAGTCGATGTCGAAGACGGTGCCGTAGAGCGCGACCGAGAGCTGGGAGACCTTGGTCGCGACCACGGTGTCGGGCAGGGCCGGCGGCATCTTGATCGTGTAGATGCCGCCCTTGTCGCCGACGGCGTACAGCAGGCCGTTCTGCACCCGGAAGTCGATGCCGATGATCTTGGTGTCGCCGACGAGTCCGTCGATGACCAGCACCCAGTTGAGCACCCTCGGGTTGTCCGTCATGAACGTGGACAACAGGGTGCCGTCGCCGGCGAGGCCGTACGCCCGCAGGCTGGGAGTGGCGTCGGGGGCGGCCGAGCTGGAGCCGGGCGCGCTCAGTGTGAGCGCGGTCGCTGCCGACATGACCGCCACCGCCGCCGCGATTCTCTTCTTGAACGCTGCTTTCATCGTTTTCCCTCCCGTTTCAAGAATTCCGGTGAAGGAATTCCGGTTCCTGGTGAGCGCAGCGGAACAGGGCGTCCTGGACGCCCTGTTGCATGACTTCGGGATGTGTTGCCCGGCGCTTCGATTCATCTGCGGATCCGCGGTCCCCCCGGGCGGCTGCGCGGTTTCCATTAAGCCCAGGCAGCCCGGGTGCCACAAGCGGATCGAGCCACAAGTGCGCCGGGATCAAGGAACTTTGCGCACTGTGACAAATCGGCCGTCGACATATCCTTCACCGATTCACCCGGAGTGATAAGTGTCCGTCCGGATTTCACCTGTCGGCACCCTGGCCTCGGTGACATGCTCATGTTCATGGGGAGCCTCTTCGCCGAGCTGGCCCGGCGGGCGTCGGCCAACGCACGCCGCGAGGTCGAGACGTACGTGCGCGAGATCCCGGAACTCGGGTCGCTGGACGTGAACTCCCGGGCCAGGGACGAGACACTGGAGTACTCGGTGTGGTTCAGGCGCCGCACGCTCGAACTGGCCCCCGTCAACGGCATGCTGACCGACGCCGACCTCGTCTTCATCGCGTCGATGGGCGAGTCGCGGGCCGGGGCGGGGATGTCGCTGGATTCACGGCAGCGGGTCCTGCGCGTGCACACCGAACTCATGCTGCGCGAGATCAACGAGGCCACGGAGGCCCAGCGCGGCGGCGATGTCGACGAACTCATGCGGATCATGAGCTGGTTCGCCCCGCAGGGCGAGCGCGGCATCGGCGCCTACCGCCAGGGCTTCGTGACGGCGCTGCGACGCCGTCTCCCGTACGCCGAACAGATCGGCCTGCTCGCCAGGTCACTGCTCTCCGACGACCCCATGGCGGCGGAACTCGCGCTGCTCACGGGCGTGGAACCGGCCGGGTACTACGCGGTGACGGTGATCCGGATGCCCGACCGCCCGGTCGGAGACCGCGACCTGGAGAGCGGGATCGAGGCGCTGGTCAGGGACCACCAGGTGCCGGTCACCTGGTGCCCGGAACGCGGCGGCACGGGAGGGGGCGGAGGTGAGGGCGGGGGCAGAGGCGGTGAGCTGATCGCCCTCGTGCCCGGTGGCGGTCCGGACACCGTGCGGTCGGCCGCCCTGCCCGACCTTCTGGCCGCCCCCGATCCCTCGGCCGTCCCCGACCTCCTGCGGGACGTCGCCCGGGCCATCGGCCCACTGTGCGCGGTCGGCACCGCGGGCGCGCCGGTGGGCGAGCTGGCCGGCGCCCTCGACCGGGCCCGGCGGATCAGCAGGGCGGCCCCCCTGCGGCGTACGTCCGCGAGGCTGCGGCCGCACACCCTGGCGGACGTCTTCGTCGAACTCACGGTCGCGGACGTGCCGTACGTGGACGAATGGCTCCGGACCGTGGCCCGGCGCCTCGAACCCGGCCCGGACCTCCTCCTCACCCTCGACGCGTACTACCGCCACGACATGAACCGCGGCTCCGCGGCGGAAGCCCTCAACGTCCACCCGCGCACCCTGGACTACCGCCTCCGCCGGGTACGGGAACTCACGGACATCGACCCGGGCTCGACGCGGGGCGTACGGATCCTGAGCTCGGTCGTCGCCCGGAGTCTCTCGGGAGCGTGGCGGTGAGCGGTCAGCGCGTGACGTCGAAGGCCGCGGCACGGGGTACGAACGTCGTGCCGCCGTCCTCGGCCGTCGCCAGCGCGGAGATGTGCCAGGTGCCCCGGTCCAGCCCGGCCTCCTCCTTCTTCGTGACCTTCAGCGTGTAGGTGCAGCGGGACGTCCCGTCCGAGGTGCTCCGGCAGTCGGCGCTGTCCACGGACCGCAGCTCCGCCTCGGTCGGGTCGAGCTTCGAACTCGCGGGCCACGCGATGACCTTGAGCCCCCGGACACCCGAGTCGTCGCTCACGTCCGTGGTGAAGGTCAGCGAACCCGCGCCGCTGCCGGTCGGGGCGACGTAACGGGCCGACGTGCCGCTCAGGGCCGGCTCCGAGGAGGACGAGGCCATGGCGAATCCACCGGCGGCGACACCGCCCACGACAGCGAAACCGACGAGCGACGAGATGAGAATGCGCTTGGACATGGGATATCCCCCTGAATTGGTCTGGAATTCGTGCGGAATCAGATGCGCTTCACAACTGTGGAGAAGCGGTACGCGCATTTGCTAGGGCGGGCCGCTTTCTCGATGTGTCCGAGATTAGGGGCCGGGGCATCGCGTGGTCGTCGCGCTGCCGGATGACTGCCGTCTCGAACCAGAGATGGAGACCACCGCCTCGCCGTCCACCCGGCCGTCCCGGTCAGGTCACGTCTCCAACCCTGGTAAGAGACGGGAATCCACCCTCAGCCGGAGCCGGGCCGCCCACCTGCGGCCATAGCCTTGGTCCGCCATGAAACCCGCCGTGAACTCCCTCGTGAAGCTCCCCTGAGGCCCGCCATGAACCGCACCGACGACCGGCTGCTGCCGGTTCTGCTGCTCTGCGCCCAGGCCCTGGTGTGGCCCGGTGCGGCACTGGTGCGCGGGACCGCACCCACCACCTCCGCGCTTCTCGTGGCGGTCCTGGTCGCCGGATCGGTGACCGCCGCACTCGCGCTGCGCCGGGCCCGTCCGGTGGTCACCCTCGTCCTGGTCGCCGCCGCCTGCGCGCTGGGCGCCGGGCCGCTGCCCGTCGGGGCGACGGCGGTGCTCGGGACCGCGGGCGTCGGGCTCGCCCTGTTCACCGTGGCGGCCGAACGCGACACCTTCACCGCCGTGCTGTGCGGGGTGGCGCTCGCCGTCTGGCAGCTGCTGCAGAACCTCACCCTGCACGGACTCAGCGAACGCGACGGACTCGACCTCGTCCTGACCGCCCTGCTGTACGCCGTCGCGTGCGGCGCCGGCCTGCTCGTACGGCGTACCCGGCGGGCCCGGCGGACGGCCGAGGCGCTGCTGAAGCGGGCCGAGACCGAACGCCACCGGCTGCCGGCCGTGGAGCGGCGCCGGATGGAAAGGGAGCTGCACGACGTCAGCGCCCACCATCTGACGGCCGTGGTGGTCACGGCGGGCGCGGCCCTCGGACTGCGTGAGCGCCGGCCCGAACTGGCCGAGGAGGCACTCGGGTTCGCGGTCGAGACCGGGCGTGAGGTCACCCGGGCGCTCGGTGCGGTGCGGGCGCCGGCGCCCTCGCGGGAGGAACTGCCCTCGCCGGAGGAACGGCTGCGGGAACTCGTCGCGGGGTTCCGGCGGCTCGGCCAGCCCGTGGACTGCGAGATCGGCCCGCTGCCGGACGGGGCCGTCGCGGACGCGGCCTTCGGCATCGTGCGCGAGGCGCTGACCAACGTGGCCCGGCACGCACCCGGCGCCCACACGGTGGTGCGGTGCCGGTACGGCGACACCCGCACGGACGTCGTGGTCACCAGCGCGGCGCCGCCCTCCGGTGCGGTGGCCGCGGCGGCGCACGGGGCGGGTCTGGGCGGTGGGCGCGGGCAGGGGTTCCTGCGGTCCCGGGCGCGGGAGGCGGGCGGGACCCTGACCAGTGGGGCGACGGCGGAGGGTGGCTGGGAGGTGCGGGCCGTTCTGCCCGGCCGGAGTGCCGCGCCGGCGGAGCGGGGGGTCGCGCGGAGCTATCGCTTGGCGCAACTGACGGCTGCCGTCGGGCTGGTGGTGCAGCCGTTGCTGCCCGTGCTGGTGGTCCGGGCGGAGGCCATGCCGCCGGGCGGGAGTGGTGGGCGGGTGTCCGCGGGGCTGCTCTTCGCGCTGCTGGCTGCGGCTCAGGTGGTCGCGCTGTTGTGGTTGCGGCGGGCGCCGGGGTTCGCCTGGGGGGTGCTGCTCGGGCTGGCGCTTCTTTGGCCTCTGGCGATGGAGGTGGGGGAGTACGGGGGGCCGGTGCTCGTGCCGGTGGGGTTGAGCCTGCTTGCCACGTGTGTGGGGGTTGAACGGGTCGGTCGTCTTGCTGTCAGGGATTGCGCCGTTCCCCGCGCCCCTGGGGGGTGGAGGGCTGGGCGGGTTGGTCGTCTTGCTCCTGAGGATCGCGCCGTTCCCCGCGCCCCTTCGGGGGTTGTCGCGGGTGCCGTGGGGGTGCATGCCGTGGCTGTGATCGTCGCCGTGACGGGGCGGGAGGTGTCTGTTCCCGGCTGGGCGGTTGCCGTGGGCTCGGTGGGTGGGGTCGGTGCGGTGGTCTGTGCGGCGCTGTGGGCCGGGGTGCTGCGGGGACGGCGGGAAGGGGTCGCGCGAGGAGTGCGGGAGGCGCGGGTCGCCGGGTGGGCGGGGGAGGCCGTCCGGGACGCCTGGGCCGAGCGCCGGCGGATCGCGGCCGGGCTGGAGACCACCGTGCTGGCCCGCACCGCCGACATGGTCGCCCAGGCGGAGGCGGGCCGTCTCGACACGACCGCCGAACGCGCCCGCGAGGCCCTCGCCGCGATGCGCGCCCTGCTCGACACGGTCCGGGACAGTGAGGGGGAGAGGCAGCCCGAACTGCGGCCGCAGCCCACCCTCCAGGCGCTCGACCTGCTGGCCAGGCAGTGCCGGGCCACCGGTCGCGACGTCGAGATACGGCTGACCGGCCGCGTACCGGAGCGGCTGCCCACCGCGGTGGATCTGGCCGCCTACCACGCGGCCGAGACGGTGCTCGCGGCCGGCGGCGAGGAGCCCGCGGTTCTCGAATTCGACACGGACGGCGATACGTTGACGCTCACGGCCACCGGGGTCCCCCGCGCCGCCCGCCCCGCCGTACGGGAACTGCTGGCGGCGCGCGCCGCCGCGCTCGGCGGCACCCTGGACACCGACCGGCCGGGCACGGTCGGGCTCCGGCTGCCACTCGCACCGGTTCAGCGGCAGGACGGCGTCATGCCGTCCGAGGAGACCGAGGAGAGGGAGCGATGAGCCTCAAGGTGCTGGTCGTCGACGATCAGGGCATCGTGCGGGCGGGGTTCGCCGCCGTGATCGACGCCGAGGAGGACATGACGGTGGTCGGCGAGGCCGCCGACGGAGCCGCCGCGGTGCGTCTCGCCGCGGAACTGGCCCCCGACGTGGTCGTCATGGACGTCCGGATGCCCGTGCTCGACGGCATCGCCGCCACCCGCATCATCACCGGCCGCCAGGACGCGCCCCGGGTCCTGGTGCTGACCACCTTCGACCTCGACTCGTACATCTTCGACGCGCTGCGGGCCGGGGCGTCCGGGTTCCTGCTCAAGGACGTGCACGCCTCCGAACTGCTGCAGGGGATCAGGGTGGTGGCCGCCGGGGAGAGCGTGCTGGCACCCTCCGCGACC is a genomic window of Streptomyces sp. NBC_00414 containing:
- a CDS encoding sensor histidine kinase, with translation MNRTDDRLLPVLLLCAQALVWPGAALVRGTAPTTSALLVAVLVAGSVTAALALRRARPVVTLVLVAAACALGAGPLPVGATAVLGTAGVGLALFTVAAERDTFTAVLCGVALAVWQLLQNLTLHGLSERDGLDLVLTALLYAVACGAGLLVRRTRRARRTAEALLKRAETERHRLPAVERRRMERELHDVSAHHLTAVVVTAGAALGLRERRPELAEEALGFAVETGREVTRALGAVRAPAPSREELPSPEERLRELVAGFRRLGQPVDCEIGPLPDGAVADAAFGIVREALTNVARHAPGAHTVVRCRYGDTRTDVVVTSAAPPSGAVAAAAHGAGLGGGRGQGFLRSRAREAGGTLTSGATAEGGWEVRAVLPGRSAAPAERGVARSYRLAQLTAAVGLVVQPLLPVLVVRAEAMPPGGSGGRVSAGLLFALLAAAQVVALLWLRRAPGFAWGVLLGLALLWPLAMEVGEYGGPVLVPVGLSLLATCVGVERVGRLAVRDCAVPRAPGGWRAGRVGRLAPEDRAVPRAPSGVVAGAVGVHAVAVIVAVTGREVSVPGWAVAVGSVGGVGAVVCAALWAGVLRGRREGVARGVREARVAGWAGEAVRDAWAERRRIAAGLETTVLARTADMVAQAEAGRLDTTAERAREALAAMRALLDTVRDSEGERQPELRPQPTLQALDLLARQCRATGRDVEIRLTGRVPERLPTAVDLAAYHAAETVLAAGGEEPAVLEFDTDGDTLTLTATGVPRAARPAVRELLAARAAALGGTLDTDRPGTVGLRLPLAPVQRQDGVMPSEETEERER
- a CDS encoding response regulator transcription factor, which translates into the protein MSLKVLVVDDQGIVRAGFAAVIDAEEDMTVVGEAADGAAAVRLAAELAPDVVVMDVRMPVLDGIAATRIITGRQDAPRVLVLTTFDLDSYIFDALRAGASGFLLKDVHASELLQGIRVVAAGESVLAPSATRRLIGHYASGASAGVRAGGGPSELDSLTGSQRGVLALVASGLNNAEIADELGITVGTVKSHVNALLRKLGLRDRVQATILAYDLGLARPNPPGTDPRSTAP